A region from the Algoriphagus machipongonensis genome encodes:
- a CDS encoding serine hydrolase domain-containing protein yields MKKLYFLLLFLFALNFTINAQTYFPNKGEWEIKNPADLGLNSEKIKNAIDFAINHESQDNPNLKIAHYEGGFGREPFGYPIGPMKKRGPATGLIIYKGYVVGQWGNPDRVDLTFSVAKSFLSTTAGLALEAGLIQSENDLVYKNMAPIYPYEPSKLMINKADHFEEEDTFELFDTEHNKTITWDHLLRQTSDWEGSLWGKPDWADRPREGAKEKRARPQNAPGSKYEYNDTRVNVLALALMNVWRKPLPVVLKSEIMDPIGASDTWRWTGYENSFVIIDGQIMQSVSGGSHWGGGMMLSAWDQARFGYLTLNDGNWNGEQLIPTSWIEKSKTPTPANPGYGFMNYFLNLDREFIPAAPASAFAHIGAGTNMIYVDQENDLVIVARWIPNADKNELVRLILEAIE; encoded by the coding sequence GACTTGGGCTTAAATTCAGAAAAGATCAAAAACGCAATTGATTTTGCAATCAACCATGAAAGTCAAGATAACCCCAATTTAAAAATTGCCCATTATGAAGGGGGATTTGGAAGAGAACCATTTGGTTACCCAATTGGCCCGATGAAAAAACGGGGCCCTGCAACTGGCTTAATCATCTATAAGGGCTATGTGGTAGGTCAATGGGGAAATCCAGATCGAGTTGATTTAACTTTTTCTGTAGCCAAAAGCTTCCTTTCTACCACGGCTGGTCTGGCTTTAGAAGCAGGATTAATTCAATCAGAAAATGATTTGGTTTACAAGAATATGGCTCCAATTTACCCATATGAGCCATCCAAACTCATGATAAATAAAGCTGATCATTTTGAGGAAGAAGACACTTTTGAATTATTTGACACAGAACATAACAAAACCATCACTTGGGATCATCTTTTAAGGCAAACTTCAGATTGGGAAGGTTCACTTTGGGGAAAGCCAGATTGGGCAGATCGTCCTAGAGAAGGGGCTAAAGAGAAAAGAGCCAGACCTCAAAATGCTCCCGGTTCAAAATATGAGTACAATGATACTCGCGTAAATGTACTGGCCTTGGCCCTAATGAATGTCTGGAGAAAACCGCTTCCCGTGGTACTAAAGTCAGAAATCATGGATCCTATCGGAGCCAGTGACACTTGGAGATGGACTGGATATGAAAATTCCTTCGTCATCATTGATGGGCAAATCATGCAATCTGTAAGCGGAGGTTCCCATTGGGGAGGTGGCATGATGCTTTCGGCTTGGGATCAAGCAAGATTTGGTTATTTGACCCTAAATGATGGAAACTGGAATGGAGAACAGTTAATTCCAACCTCTTGGATTGAGAAGTCTAAAACCCCTACTCCTGCGAACCCTGGTTATGGATTCATGAATTATTTTCTCAATCTAGACCGAGAGTTTATTCCTGCAGCACCAGCATCCGCTTTTGCTCATATAGGTGCCGGGACAAACATGATATATGTAGATCAAGAAAATGATTTGGTCATTGTGGCAAGATGGATTCCAAATGCAGACAAAAATGAATTGGTGAGATTGATTTTGGAAGCAATCGAGTAA